The Bacteroidetes bacterium SB0662_bin_6 genome has a segment encoding these proteins:
- a CDS encoding DUF177 domain-containing protein has translation MFAIGIEALASGVHERTFKPEVEALELDPSVFRDVEVTARLDVAEGRIFVSLTIRARATLECDRTLRSFDRLIEGTYRILFSCAEFAGGREGSCNEVRIMDPSDRVLDLTDVTRDTILLAVPARRVAPGAEDIDIPMRFGAPQGTQDSSIDPRWEALIALKSEEDRD, from the coding sequence ATGTTTGCGATAGGTATCGAAGCGCTGGCGTCCGGAGTGCATGAACGAACGTTCAAGCCGGAGGTCGAGGCGCTGGAACTGGACCCTTCGGTGTTTCGGGATGTGGAAGTCACGGCACGCCTTGACGTGGCCGAGGGGCGCATTTTCGTTTCGCTGACGATTCGAGCGCGGGCTACGCTGGAATGCGACCGTACGTTGCGTTCTTTCGATCGACTGATCGAAGGTACGTACCGCATCCTGTTTTCCTGCGCGGAGTTCGCAGGCGGCAGGGAAGGCAGCTGTAATGAGGTCAGGATAATGGACCCGAGCGATCGGGTTCTGGACCTTACCGATGTTACGCGAGACACGATTTTGCTTGCGGTCCCGGCGCGTCGCGTCGCTCCCGGGGCAGAGGACATAGACATCCCGATGAGGTTCGGCGCCCCGCAAGGAACGCAGGACAGCAGCATAGACCCACGCTGGGAAGCACTCATTGCATTGAAGTCAGAGGAGGACCGGGATTAA
- the plsX gene encoding phosphate acyltransferase PlsX, producing the protein MAIRVAVDAMGGDKAPSVVVEGAIHALEASGDDLEVLLVGQEDALQAEIAQRKEVTDLLPLHIIHAPDVIAMDEAPAAAVKSKWGSSIHVGLGAVQEGRAHGFVSAGNTGAIMAASLFILGSLQGVVRPSVVAFFPTTRGHCIILDVGTNVDCRPEHLLQFAKMGSIYASTVMQLENPRVALVNLGEEARKGNEQVKAAYKLLQASPDIHFCGNIEGRDILHHMADVVVCDGFVGNILLKFGESVASAFPQMIAEEMERQAFSDPNKKMVHDVLSAVRLRFSYEEYGGAPLLGVNGNVMIGHGGSTPRAIERIILMAADVARHGALEAMNKAFGK; encoded by the coding sequence ATGGCCATTCGGGTAGCGGTTGATGCCATGGGGGGCGACAAGGCCCCCTCCGTTGTCGTAGAGGGCGCTATACATGCGCTGGAGGCTTCGGGCGATGATCTTGAGGTGCTTCTTGTGGGGCAGGAAGATGCCTTGCAAGCGGAGATAGCGCAAAGGAAGGAGGTTACCGACCTGTTGCCATTGCACATCATTCATGCACCTGATGTGATCGCTATGGACGAAGCCCCGGCCGCCGCCGTAAAATCGAAGTGGGGTTCTTCCATTCATGTCGGGCTTGGCGCGGTGCAGGAAGGCAGGGCCCACGGATTTGTCAGCGCTGGAAATACAGGCGCCATCATGGCGGCTTCGCTTTTCATACTGGGTAGTTTACAGGGCGTTGTCCGTCCCTCGGTCGTTGCCTTTTTCCCGACGACCAGGGGCCATTGCATCATCCTCGATGTGGGCACCAATGTGGATTGCCGCCCGGAGCACCTGCTTCAGTTTGCGAAGATGGGCTCGATCTATGCGTCCACTGTGATGCAGCTTGAGAATCCGAGGGTGGCCCTGGTGAACCTGGGCGAGGAAGCCCGGAAGGGAAACGAGCAGGTCAAGGCCGCCTACAAACTCCTCCAGGCGTCTCCGGACATTCATTTCTGCGGGAATATCGAGGGGCGTGACATCCTGCACCACATGGCTGACGTGGTGGTCTGCGACGGATTCGTCGGCAACATCCTTCTCAAGTTCGGGGAGAGCGTTGCGTCCGCATTCCCCCAGATGATTGCGGAAGAAATGGAGCGCCAGGCGTTTTCCGACCCGAACAAGAAGATGGTGCATGATGTGCTTTCTGCCGTGCGGCTTCGTTTCAGTTACGAAGAATATGGCGGAGCGCCACTGCTTGGAGTAAACGGCAATGTGATGATTGGACATGGCGGGTCGACGCCCCGGGCAATCGAGCGCATTATTCTTATGGCCGCCGATGTGGCGCGGCATGGGGCACTGGAGGCGATGAACAAGGCCTTCGGCAAATGA
- a CDS encoding 50S ribosomal protein L32: protein MANPKRKHSKARTRQRRARYYGSLKQPQIAECPNCGTSMLLHHACPGCGYYRGRQVIEPKEAV, encoded by the coding sequence ATGGCGAATCCAAAAAGAAAACACTCCAAGGCTCGAACACGGCAACGCCGTGCCCGGTACTACGGTAGCTTGAAGCAACCCCAAATAGCGGAGTGCCCCAACTGCGGCACGTCGATGCTCTTGCATCACGCTTGTCCCGGTTGCGGTTATTACCGGGGCCGTCAGGTGATCGAGCCGAAGGAAGCCGTTTAG
- a CDS encoding ketoacyl-ACP synthase III, whose protein sequence is MRYAAITAVGRFLPGERLTNADLERIVDTDDEWIRTRTGIRERRILRDPDKASAYMASKAAQDLLEKRALDPEEIDVIIVATITPDMFFPATACLVQDSIGASNAWGFDLSAACSGFLFALATGAQMIESGRHEKVLVIGSDKMTGITNFEDRATCVLFGDAAAAVLLEPDPGECGIIDFYQRIDGKHADLLSMPGGGSLNPPTYETVAKGMHFLQQQGRAVFKYAVDGMARSAEEIMKRHNLGVDDIRYLVPHQANQRIIDTTARQMGLDSDKVILNIDRYGNTTAATIPLCFADRESDLRRGDVLILVAFGGGFTWGSCYLRWAYDGSKVVSKEAEVHVAAEL, encoded by the coding sequence ATGAGATATGCGGCCATTACAGCGGTTGGGCGCTTTCTGCCCGGCGAGCGGCTTACGAACGCGGATCTTGAGCGAATCGTAGATACCGATGACGAATGGATCCGGACGCGTACCGGCATTCGGGAACGCCGCATTCTCCGCGATCCCGATAAGGCGTCCGCCTACATGGCATCGAAAGCAGCGCAGGATTTGCTGGAGAAGCGGGCGCTGGATCCGGAGGAAATCGATGTGATCATCGTTGCCACCATCACGCCGGACATGTTTTTCCCTGCGACAGCCTGCCTTGTGCAGGATAGCATCGGCGCGTCGAATGCCTGGGGTTTTGATCTTTCCGCGGCGTGCAGCGGGTTTCTTTTCGCTCTTGCGACAGGTGCGCAGATGATCGAAAGCGGTCGCCATGAGAAAGTGCTTGTCATTGGCTCAGACAAGATGACCGGTATTACGAATTTCGAGGATCGGGCAACGTGTGTTCTTTTCGGAGACGCCGCTGCTGCCGTACTTCTGGAGCCTGATCCCGGGGAATGCGGAATCATCGATTTTTACCAGCGCATTGACGGGAAACATGCCGATCTGCTCTCTATGCCGGGAGGTGGGAGTCTGAATCCTCCCACCTACGAAACGGTTGCGAAGGGTATGCATTTTTTGCAGCAGCAAGGACGTGCGGTGTTCAAATATGCCGTGGACGGCATGGCCCGATCCGCCGAAGAGATCATGAAACGCCACAACCTGGGGGTGGACGATATTCGCTATCTCGTTCCGCATCAGGCCAACCAGCGGATCATCGATACTACCGCACGGCAAATGGGTCTCGATAGCGACAAGGTCATACTCAATATCGACCGCTACGGTAACACGACGGCGGCCACAATCCCCTTGTGTTTTGCAGATCGGGAAAGTGACCTGCGCCGGGGAGATGTGCTTATTCTCGTGGCGTTCGGTGGCGGATTTACCTGGGGGTCCTGTTATCTCCGCTGGGCCTACGACGGCAGCAAGGTGGTGAGCAAAGAGGCGGAAGTGCACGTAGCCGCGGAGTTGTAA